A stretch of DNA from Natrinema halophilum:
GGTCCCTGCTTATCCAGTCGCGGTTAGAGCGTAGAATACTACTACCTCCGCAACTACGATCGAGTGTATCGTTGATTTCTGTGCAGGCGTTCGCTTTTACACCAAAATTCGTTTCAGCTCCGTCGATGGGCGTCGAGAACATGACCCGTAGTGCTCGGTAACAGGTTACGACTAGATCAGGCGATTACTGCGATAACTCAGCTGTTGCTCGTCCGTAGCTTCCATAGGTCGTCAAAATCGATTACCTCGATGTCGCTTCCATCGATGTATTCGAGCAACGACTCGTAGTCAGCCTTGGACATGGTATTGTCGGCGTCGAACCTGTGGAAGTTAAGGATCGTACACTGGTTGTGCTGTGCGGCAAGATCGACGCACTGTTTGGCTATATCGAGGTTGTTCCCGATCGTCCGTGGCAACACCAGCGGATCGAATCCATAGACGCTCGTCATGTTTACGTGACCGGCCTGATTGAAACCGCCACAGTAGTGGTAGTTCGTCGTTTGTTCGAGGCTCGTCTTGTCGAAGCTATTGTGGGGGTGAACGATGTAGTTCGCCCCTTCGAAATCGTTGTCAAGGAACCACTGCTTGTCCTTCCGAAGCCGCTCTGAAATTGCTTCTTCATCATCCAGTTCGGCCATGGGATTGTGCGTACCGTGGACAACGATCTGATCACCCGCATCCTGACGCTCCTGAAGCTGCGAGACCGACAGATACTGTTCGCTGGCTTGCTCGACCCGTCTTGGAATCACTGCCTGGACCGACGAGAACCCGTACTCGTCGTGGAGCGGGGCGGCCGTGTCGTAATAGTCGGTCATTCCGTCGTCCCAGCTTAGCATGACGTACCCGTTGTCGGCCGTCTGGTGTGTACGCAAATCGTCGAACCAGACCTCTGCCTCCGGTTTGGAGTGGAGTACGCGAATCTCGAGTCGATCGAGGTAATCCAACGAGGGTTCAACAGAGGATTGCTGGAAGACGCCGGGACTCGAACGGAACCAGCCAACGTCTGGTGAGCGATACGTGATATTCCGAAGAGAATACACTTTCTGGTTGCCGAATTGGTCGACGATCCGTAGATTGACCGTAATTCTCATCGGAGTCGTCGTCCGCAACGCAAGCGAGAGGTCCTTCTCAGTCAAATCCTCGCCCTGAAGGCTCCGTTCTACGGCAATGTCTTCGGTACCGTTTGACTGAAGTTTGAAGCTCTGTTCGCCGACGAATGCGATTTCTGTATCTGCTTCGCCCGTCCCCTGACCGACGGTCCAATCATCGAGGTTACTAAAGTCATCTAATGACTCTCCCGGTTGTCCATACTGTTCTCGGCTGTTAAATTTGGTTTCGAGCGCTGGAACCCCGTCTGTGAGTCCGGGTACGG
This window harbors:
- a CDS encoding polysaccharide deacetylase family protein, with amino-acid sequence MVQKRASRRRFLAIASATGIAGMAGCADRINNPGGNGNDNNESNDSSDKQSVPGLTDGVPALETKFNSREQYGQPGESLDDFSNLDDWTVGQGTGEADTEIAFVGEQSFKLQSNGTEDIAVERSLQGEDLTEKDLSLALRTTTPMRITVNLRIVDQFGNQKVYSLRNITYRSPDVGWFRSSPGVFQQSSVEPSLDYLDRLEIRVLHSKPEAEVWFDDLRTHQTADNGYVMLSWDDGMTDYYDTAAPLHDEYGFSSVQAVIPRRVEQASEQYLSVSQLQERQDAGDQIVVHGTHNPMAELDDEEAISERLRKDKQWFLDNDFEGANYIVHPHNSFDKTSLEQTTNYHYCGGFNQAGHVNMTSVYGFDPLVLPRTIGNNLDIAKQCVDLAAQHNQCTILNFHRFDADNTMSKADYESLLEYIDGSDIEVIDFDDLWKLRTSNS